The Undibacterium cyanobacteriorum genomic sequence CCAGTAAACAAACCATACCCGCCTTTTACAACGGTAGGATTACAGATCCAGAAACTCGCCAAGCCGCCAAAAATTTCCTCGCCGCGTATGTTCAACACATGCTCAAAGCACTGGGCAGTTTGAGCCTGACCATCGATTACGAAATTATGAGCAACTATCGCTTATCTGCAGCAGGCAGCGAGCCGCGTGCGAATGAGTGGGCCGATTGGTATGTCGAGGCGGCGGCAGTCGCCCGCAAGGCCGCCGCTGACATCGGCATGGCCGATCGTCTCAAGCTACAACCTATCGTTAATAGTAATCCTCTCGATCCTAGCAGTCCGATTAGCAAAGGTCGCGACTACAATAACTGGTTAGTCCGCGTGGTCGCTGCCTCAGATGCACTTGCTCTCGATACTTACCATAGCGATCCTAACTTACCAAATACCGACCCACAACGCACCTTTGACATCATCCAATTTTGGATCGATCAATTCTCGGCAGGTAAAGATGTGATCGTGACAGAGAACGGCTTCAATAGCGTGACCGAAGTAATCCCCTCTATCACTCGTGCAGATCGAGATTGGAAAACCACGGGGACGGAAGCCGATCAAGCCACCTACTACAATCTCCTATTCGCCAAGTTGGCAGACGCCAATCGTAAAGACGGCATTTTTCACAATCAATTGAAGTCATTCAATATGTGGAGCATTCTGGATAATCCCGCCAAAGCCGCCACGGATGAAGATCGCTATTTTGGTTTAATTCGCTTAGACGGCACAGAAAAACCCGCCGCCGCGGTGGTACGTGATGCCTTGCGTCGCTATGAGAATGACGTGACTACTCGACCGTGGAATTATGTTGGACTTGGCACCGATCTCAGTCGCACCATGAACGACACCAGCAAGCCCCCGGTGAGCCTCAGCTACACCAACGGGGCGCAGTTTGAATTGCTACGCTATAGTGAAAATGCCTTACCAAGTGCCAAACAGTACAACTTTGAGATCACGCTCACCAACAGTGCCAACATCATCTTGTGCATCAATGGCACCCAGTGGCTGTTTCAAGAAGGCCAAAGCAACTACAGCATCGATCTTACCAAGTACCTCAAGCCCAATGCAGCCAACAGTATCGATGTGTATCTCACCAATAGCGTATTTCCTAGCGCCGCCAGTGTGCGGTCGATCCAGCTTCGGAAGGGATGATAAAGTTCGGTCGAACGAATTTTGGCTTCGCGCTGTCGATATCAATCACATCGAAAATTGCAAACGAT encodes the following:
- a CDS encoding DUF4214 domain-containing protein, encoding MPNFFPYRQISIVAMLSGLIACGGQSQTQIPVNATIMTAAPSTAASIEVSFDKTRDEYSLTASTSGIKVSDKASAQTTSLPSSVTSVRFKDMRLNLLAANQSQQLSMNDLNQVTELYIAFFNRVPEADGLSYWVNERARGQSIETIANYFYGAAVLYSAQTGYSATMSNADFVRIIYKNVLARTGPTAPTDTEVNYWTTQLNQGSMSRGRMAISMLTSAHLFEGDVEFGWVPQLLNNKIVVGNYFALQNGINYLSPEDSISKGMSIAAAVTPTDTSAAMQLIGLHDSFNLFDAAPNQIRIIKLTTLPNPSGIKFGFWETFSKQDVTLLSMGKRPTSRVGFDSWAAIETSKGVYDFAGFDASSSMANYRRVHNYGESIYAAINISFSAQITPSKQTIPAFYNGRITDPETRQAAKNFLAAYVQHMLKALGSLSLTIDYEIMSNYRLSAAGSEPRANEWADWYVEAAAVARKAAADIGMADRLKLQPIVNSNPLDPSSPISKGRDYNNWLVRVVAASDALALDTYHSDPNLPNTDPQRTFDIIQFWIDQFSAGKDVIVTENGFNSVTEVIPSITRADRDWKTTGTEADQATYYNLLFAKLADANRKDGIFHNQLKSFNMWSILDNPAKAATDEDRYFGLIRLDGTEKPAAAVVRDALRRYENDVTTRPWNYVGLGTDLSRTMNDTSKPPVSLSYTNGAQFELLRYSENALPSAKQYNFEITLTNSANIILCINGTQWLFQEGQSNYSIDLTKYLKPNAANSIDVYLTNSVFPSAASVRSIQLRKG